The sequence below is a genomic window from Theobroma cacao cultivar B97-61/B2 chromosome 6, Criollo_cocoa_genome_V2, whole genome shotgun sequence.
GTATTACACGTAAACAATGAAGGAAGTGCTTTTTTAATTAACCCTGTGGATTTTTTATTGCATTACTAAGTTTACCTTATTGTCTGGTAATGTGCAGTGAGACAATAGTGGATCCAGAAAATGCTGTAGCAGCTGCAAATGTAAGTAAAAACCACTTTATTCTGCTTTCCATCATCATATAAGCATTTGAAGCTCTTTTGTAGAAGGCATATGTGGCTTATTCAAGACAGCATGTGTGTCTCGAATATTTTATCATAGAGGATTAAGTTTGCAAAGAGATTGTGgtctttaagaaaaaattcaagaagcaCTTTCTTCTAAGTTACTTCtgtcaaatattttttgaacttGCACTTAATTTTGATGGTTACTGCAGGAGCAGTTGGAAAGGAATGTTGATGAAGGTGCTCAACCATGCTCTACTTTGTTTATAGCAAATCTAGGTCCAAATTGCACTGAAGATGAACTGAAGCAAGTTCTATCTCGGTAAGTTGCGGTGCTAATCATTACATAGTGATGTCTTTTGGTTGAAATTCTTTTCCTCAGCAGAATAAAGTTCTGgtgtttgtatttttttccTCTAAGCCTGTCCTTACCCCTAATGTCTCTTTACTACACAGAGATAAGAAAATCAGCTGACTTCAATTCTTTCTGGTTCCAGGTATCCTGGATTCAATATGCTCAAGATTCGGGCTAAAGGTGGCATGCCAGTTGCTTTTGCTGATTTTGAGGTATCCAAACTTAATGCTGTAACTCATAGGCCTtgatttttgttaaattttttaaatgaccAATGTATCCTGATTCATCACATAATCCGTTCAATCTACACACCTTCATTATAATACTATATAATCATTGACTCTATATATCATTTCACTGTTGAAATTTCTATGAAAAGAGACTCCCATGAAATCATATTTTGTTTAGCAGAAGTAaactctattttttcttttgtctgtATATCTCTTAAATCTTTTTCTGTTCAGGGAGGTTTAATCCTCCATATGCCTTAATAGAACTGAGTAAAGATGTCTGTTTTAGAACTTAAATTATGGAGTAAAAATGGAAAATCAGGaggattataaaatatagaatGCAAAATACACCTAATTCTTTTGCAAAATAATATACTCCAAAATTGGTTGATTATGTAAGAAAAGGGtgtttatataaaaaagaagaaacctGAGATAAATGCGCATGCTTGTAAATACACAATTCTGATAAACGATATATTTAGCAAGAAAGGCTACAAAGGTTTCTGTTTGGTTAAAATTCTTGTAGGAAACAATCACACAATGCGGTGACCTCTTGAAATCTATGATGATGCATCATTTATTCTTATGTCACAGCCTTTGCTAAATACATTCTAAGCATCCTGAATTCTTTTACATCCGTCTTTAGAGGTTTGATCAGTTAGCAACTGGTATTCTTTGTTGGGTCCATCAGGACCTAAGGTTGTTATGAAGACAGCACTATGTTGGTTCAATGGTCGTCATGCAAATAACATACTACATTGTCATGTTATATTGAGTGCATGATCTCATTAATCTCTCCCTCTCTGCATCACAGCAAACAGAACAAGCCACAACAGTGATGACGGATCTTCAGAGCAGCCTGTTACCTTCATCAGACAGAGGCGGCATGAACATAGAGTATGTATAACTGGCcttacaaattttaaatatgcTTGTTTAGCATAGTCTCCTCTCATTATATCAAATGATACATTTTACTGGTTTTGTAGATACGCAAGGTCGAAGATGAGGAAGCCCTAGGGAGAAGGGAATGAGCTGGCAATTTTCAAGATGGTCCAGCTGGGCATTATTCCAGTTGTATTGTAAAAAGGCTTTGCCTCGTGTCCCTTTTTAAAGGATGAGTTCAATTTTCCAACATTGTAAAGGTGACGGGACTTCATATTTATGGCTaacttaataatattattaccTCTTTTGTATTGCTTTTCTCATCTTCTCCTACACCACACTGTTCTCCTAAATCTGTGTCGAGCACCccaagcaaaacaaaaaaggaaaaaaggggCAGATTTCAGTGCATTTGTGGAATGGATACAAGGCAATTCACCAGGTAAAAAATTTGTCCAATCTAAATATGAATGACCCGTTTTTGCTAGCATCACATTGGAAAGTGAAACTTATTTGACGTGGGAAGACACCCACAATTCAGCCGTAGTTAAGTTTTGAGCAAAAAATGTTGCATTGGGGACGAAAGCAGGCAGGCAGGCAGGCAGGCAGTTACAGGATTTATGAGCGGCTGTGAAACTTTGGAGGCTGCAAAAGACGGTATTTCCCAACCTTGACCCGTTGAGCATATAATTGTGGGAATATCCAGAATGGAGCTGTAGAAGGTGAGTCATTTTTGCAGAGACAGGGTGAAACCGTGGGATAGCGTAGACGACCGACCTGAGGATAGGATCCCGTCGTAAAGGCTACACTGAAATTTATGACAAGGGGAAGCATCTTCGGGGGAGACATCACTTTCAAGTATTCACAAGATGGCCCTTGTATGTTTCAGTCCAGAAAAGGGAGATATCATGCACGTTGATCATCGTCAATGTTCTGTTATCAATCAGAGGCGAGGTGAGGACAAGGAAACCAACCAACTTGTCCTTGttgataagaaaaagaatCCTGCTTGATTCTTTAATGGCCTGTCTTCTGCAAATCTCTGAGACTTGTCATCGGGAGAAGAGCAGGGTAAGTTTCaataaagtttgaaatttcaaaagaaagaaatttacAGGGTAGATAAGGATGTTTCACCCTCACCTCACCCTCTAGTCGAATGCTTTTTACAGTCAGTCTCATGTTTTCCTAAGTTTTGTTTGCTTGTAGATGCAAGACAAAACCTCAGACCACTTTTGGCTGCTAACAAGTATCAAAAATGGGAAACAACCACCTTACAATCAAGTGCCAAGACATTCAACTTTTGCCCACCAACAAGATTCAAAAGATCTGTCAACTGTCCTGCCATTCACTATCAAACAAAATCACAAACCCATAGACacgtgagagagagagaaagagagaaccATATGATATTCCTCGAGCTGCTTCATTGATTTAATTAGAAGGCATATTCACCAACCATCGCCATTTCCAAAAAGAATTACAAAAACCCTATTACCCTTGCTTCCAATACTACTACTATACAAAAGCAAAATGAAGATGGCATTGGaacaaatgaaaatataacaaaaaaggcCACAAATATTTTCAGCGTACCATGCGTGTAAAAATAAACTCGAAAGCTGAGCTTCTTACAAATCTTCTTCACAGGACTTCCTCCTGGTTCCTGGCCTTAGCCCTTCCAGGGAGAGCTTACCACTGAACCCTTCCGATGCCTCATTTACCAGAGGTCCACTGTAATGCTGTTTTTGCTCTGCCCATATCCGCCCACTGCGGTTCCCTACATCATATCCTGGTGATGTGTAATTTGTGTCCATGAGCATGTCGCCTTCCAATATGCGCAGCACCTGTTCCAAAATAACATTGAACCAACCAGCAAAAATTTCTGTTAATTTATTCCATAGTGacttaaaatatcaaaatctcAACAGGGAAATTTTGTAACCCAAGCCCCTCCCTTCCAAATGCCCATTACACTCTAACCACATGATCTGATATTTGCCATTTATGTCTTCCATTCCCAATAATTGATCAGAAAAGTCCTCCGGAACTTTAAACAATTGGAGCCAAAAATTTGTTTATCTgaaaaaacattttcaataaaactttgaaagtaaaaaaatgttCTGATAAAGTAAAGTTGTGTTGAGTTCCCACTGATTTAAAGGCTACTGAGATCTatataaaaagcaaaaaatgtCTGGTACAACAAATTAGACTCTGCTGTACAAAGTTTCTCATTACCTGTGACATGCGAGGCCTAGAATGAGGATCCCTCCTTATGCATGAAGATGCTGCATGAAGCATGCAATAGACCTCATGTTCTGAATAGCAATCACCCAATCTTGGGTCAACCAATTCATCTATAGCATATTCTTCCAAAAGTGGGCGTGCCTAatccaaatcataacatatGCAATAAGTGACAATAAACCAACAAATCCACGGtatataaaacattaaaaaaagaaaaaagaaaaaccttgtATTGCCCCTTCATTTGTAATGGCAGAGTTAGTAATatgtaatttatatatttttgcttAAAGTTACACAGGAGAAGACTAGTTATTTGCAGCAAGATATACAAGCAGAGTTTTAAAAGCACACCCATTCGGTTAGACATTGCTGGCCCTTTGGCCTATTAAGGTCCACAGCTTTTCGTCCAGTAACAAGTTCAATTAACACCACTCCAAAGGAATAAACATCAGCTTTTTCTGTGATTTGGCCACTTTGAGCATATTCCGGTGCCAAATACCTATACACAGCATAAACCATTATTGGATTCTGCAATTGCATTGGGAAGGTAAATTGGAAACAGAAGTTGTCATTTAAGATTTACCCAAATGTTCCGATTACTCTTGTTTCCACTCCAGTATCACCATCAGGCTGCCATCTTGCAAGGCCAAAATCACCAACCTATGAAAACAAAACTGAATCAATTCCTGCAGATACAACTATTTAAGGAAACCCTAAAGAGGTTCGCTTACACAAATGGCTTCTTCTAGTATCCATCTAAAAGATATTGTAGGTAATAGTATATATCGCAAATTAAATGCCAACAGAGccaaaacttattaaaatttgaacatcAAAAAACTTCTTTTTCATAGTTTGTgtatcaaaaatattttagtagaacaagaaaaataaaggatcCTGACCGATGTCAATGCAAGAAACAATAAATAGAGGTTTTAGCTGTAGATTCAAAATTGACAACCATGCAGAAAAGTTAAAAGTTTGCATACCAAAGGTTCAAAATCATGGGTGATGAGAATGTTGTTCGGCCGCATGTCACGGTGCACAATGCAGCCAACTCTGCATTCTTCATGAAGATATCTCAGACCTCTAGCAGCTCCTACAGCAATCTTTTGCCGTGCAGACCATTCTAAAGGTTCCCGGTGACGCCCTGAAACACATCAAATTGATGGTACATTGAAAACCATGGTTGCTAGATAGAAATAAGCATATTTAAGTATAATAaactttttacttttaaaaacttGATTGTAGTTATGTTAAACCTATAATCACAGCTATGACTAATTTCAACTATCAGTGGTTTTTGAGTTTTGCATTTGTTTTCCTTTACAATCTGTTTTGGGGGGCAAGTCAGAGGGGAGTAATAAGGGGTTCAGACAACACTTTGTCCaattcaaatatcaaaatccAAACAGTTAGGAAAATACATCGTCATTAAACAAAGATAACAAGCCCTTTTAAGTCTCACAGCCATCATAGCACAATCTTTGAAGGGACCATATATGATGATTATATCAACCACCGGTGCAGACCAATGATCAGCACATTTATATTGGAGTTGGGTTAGATCGGAATAAAGATTCTATTCTACTTAAACAGAAAGAAATACCATATAGATGAGAATCTAGGGATCCATTGCATATGTACTCATAAACCAGCAGCCGCCTTCTATCCTCAATGCAGAACCCAATAAGCATAACGACATTCCTGTGCTGAGCACAGCTGAGGACTTCCACTTCTGAGCAGAACTCAAGATCTCCCTGAGAACTTGCCAATTTGTGTTGCTTGACTGCAATTGCCTGGCCATCTGGGAGTACTCCTCTATGAACAGATCCAAACCCACCCTCAGCCAAGAAATTAGCTTGTGAAAATCCACCAGTTGCAAGCTCCAACTCAGCATAGGTAAACCATCTTGGGGGTTTTCCAAAAACAGGTGCCTTATGCTGACATATTGAACACAATGGAGGAGGGCCAGGAGGGGCATTTCTGGATAATGAAATTGCTTCTCTCACATTTCCACTAAATTCAGTATCACTCCTAAAGCTTGATATTCCAATTCCAGCTTCTCTATCAAGCTTTGAAAATTTCTCCAGCAAGGCTTTTGTTGTTGAAGCTTGAGCCCTGTCATTAGCTCTACCTGAAGTTTCTTCTAGGTGCTGTGAGGATCGATGATGAGAAGTAAGATATTCTGTTATCCATGGTTGGAACCTTAAACTCGCTGAAGATAAGGATAAATTTTCACTCTCTGTGTCTGAACTAGATTCATCAAGATCCTGATTTTCCTTGATGACAATTGATTCC
It includes:
- the LOC18596123 gene encoding inactive protein kinase SELMODRAFT_444075, coding for MSREQKKGKQEKGGTDVAEKVVVAVKASKEIPKTALVWALTHVVQPGDCITLLVVVPSHGSGRKWGFPRFAGDCASGSRKSQSGSSSEQKSDITDSCSQMILQLHDVYDPNKINVKIKIVSGSPCGAVAAEAKLAQASWVVLDKQLKNEEKRCMEELQCNIVVMKRSQAKVLRLNLVGSPKKEADASCQLNSEMDERSEKHPKSKNGSSGSIRGPAVTPTSSPELGTPFTATEAGTSSVSSSDPGTSPFFISEGNGDLKKEESIVIKENQDLDESSSDTESENLSLSSASLRFQPWITEYLTSHHRSSQHLEETSGRANDRAQASTTKALLEKFSKLDREAGIGISSFRSDTEFSGNVREAISLSRNAPPGPPPLCSICQHKAPVFGKPPRWFTYAELELATGGFSQANFLAEGGFGSVHRGVLPDGQAIAVKQHKLASSQGDLEFCSEVEVLSCAQHRNVVMLIGFCIEDRRRLLVYEYICNGSLDSHLYGRHREPLEWSARQKIAVGAARGLRYLHEECRVGCIVHRDMRPNNILITHDFEPLVGDFGLARWQPDGDTGVETRVIGTFGYLAPEYAQSGQITEKADVYSFGVVLIELVTGRKAVDLNRPKGQQCLTEWARPLLEEYAIDELVDPRLGDCYSEHEVYCMLHAASSCIRRDPHSRPRMSQVLRILEGDMLMDTNYTSPGYDVGNRSGRIWAEQKQHYSGPLVNEASEGFSGKLSLEGLRPGTRRKSCEEDL